acaaaaaggctttcgaaaacattgatgaaatttggttggaagagaagcacaaaataagctttcatttcaaaaagtcggaagtccagaatttccgcaatttttttaaattatttaaactttaaactttttactcattgaaaaaggtgatgattataaacacctcaggttgtttcagaatatttgtgtatgaacaagaatcattggtttatgaatgagGGGGGCCGATTCAGAAACGATTTGTGTCCGCGAGTGTCCGCATATGTTGTAAGCAAACTTTTCAAACTGaacacttcaaaacaattctccaatatgtatacagtaagttacttatgaaggactgataaaatctgaataaagccaATCAATCTAGGAATAGTATTTCAGATGACATGAGCTTATCTAGACTAGCCCAGGTTTTCAAcgtagagttttaaaaaaaagttggtgtggTCCAGCTACCAGAATATGGAGGTAAAATATTCGTATCTGGCCCGATTGATTCACAttcctcaaattttttttaaagagatttcacagtttatcatttttgcgaagttttttgagacaaattcatcaaaataaaaatcaaatacgacttgaacgggagtaatacaaggtgtgtttcgtagaaggacttaaagaaaaaaaaatacagtaacgctaatttttgcatgggtaaaaagtagagctttttccggttcattttcaccgaaaattaaaatattttgtcgaaGACCCCTCatacaacatatttttttgaaaattttctatttgaattcttcaaaatataaatatttttttagtgttttataatttcaggGGTGCTAATTctcttaattttaacttttaataccTTTAAATTAAGCTTATCaatattatcaaaaactttgaaaaatttaaaaaaaaatttttaacaagttaCAGAGCTGTTTTACatataaaatgcttaaaaagtaCCTGCtaatcctaaaatttaaaaatttgctggcaaatcctgtcagcagtctgagaggctcaaattatctgaaattatttgaattatctaaaataatatgaatccatctatgaatccattgaaatccattatttttagattttctgattgtgGGAACTGGAGGgaactttattgaaaaaaatctcaatgattaagaaaattagtaaacactaggaaccgctataacttttttatgataacgcttatcgtgatgcgatctGGATTAGAAACGTTTGCcttaatttaagctttgaaaaaacaataataggataatgaatattgaaaagttaacgaTATGTTAAAAGcaatttttgatgagaaatcagtttttatacttcttctgagttaaatgtctcaaaattccattcGCACTTCAGACTTAATGCAAATCGCTACAGCAGTTCAATTTAGCTTAAATTTTGCTTGTTATTGTCTTTTGATACAATCATTATAAGCATGGAGATTCctttaacctttttatttttattattttctagctCAAGTTTTGTAATCCTGATGCACTCTgtgattcttccattttattcaaagagctAGCATTACTGTCGAGGTTAAATAATCTTAGCTTCTCCGGTTTCCAACTTactatattatttaaataatctctaaaattctttgtttcaaaaaaaaaattacagttttttggaaataaatttatttagtgatgAACCTAGTCTAAAactatgataaattttaaattttaccaaaaaaattttaatctttttgtcgATCTTAAAAGTACACAAATTAACAGTACtgttggcaaaagtgaattgcaaatgatcgatagcaagcTAGCCTGCAGCGCGTAACATTCATTCTTTTTTGTTCATCCCttacttattttagttattctactgtacactgaagttcctctttattataaaataacaCCATAATGAAGCATTAATGTTACAGTTACACAATCATTacttctacaattttatacCAATTATGGTAAAAACTATAGAAATCATTGGTTggaataaaccataaaaaatgaaatttctctagaaaaaaaaatcgtttttcatcgttttgttgatcATGAATTCGAAAATATCAACAGAACTTCAACtctaaagcaaaaataaagttcaaatgattaataaaaaatatattcttcatcaatataaaaaataaatttaaaattgatgttatgtAGCGGAAGATAAGCGGATTCCAGTGCAAgtactttaacttttaacttaATTATGTTGAAAACTTTTCTTCTTAGATATGTTCAAATTTAATCTtaatctttaaatttaattaaaaaatgccataaacgaGTGATATCgtcgaaaatttaatttatgttttctaAAGTGCGTACCCATATGCATTAGAGCCTGCAAATATtgtggaaatatttcaaagaacaattttgaaaaaaaaaagaaaagatttttaatattttgttggaaaccaaTCAAATGGTGTTGGACTGTTCTTATCCatgtatcataaaaaaaatttaactagaGTTTGTTATCCAAGATACACACATATGAATATAAATTCATATTACATTTGGATAACACCAATAATAACAAGGgtattccaaataataaaattttaaataaaatgttcatatcaaaataagtgtttcagaaaatccaaatcacttatctttccaggcgttgactttttttttattgtttcagaataacaaaaattagagtaaaaatattaaaaaaaaattccataaaaaaagttactattacattgcactggaataattttacagataataatttctaaatatggactacaaatcttagaaaaaacaaaacgtaaacgacaaaatattttaattttgcctgaaaatgattaagaaaaggctaaattttacatttctgaaaaaattaaagttactgtatttttttcttttaaacatcttctataAACACACCGTGCTGCAGGAATGACCAAAATCATCAACCCACGCGGATACTAGCTGCGATGATGACCGGTCCAAATACATTTTCCAAAGATCCAGTATGGCATAAAAGGTCCTGGCCTGGGAGACGAAACCCGACGGgcgaaaacaaaaaccaaaaattcatataaaaattgttttttttctaaataaaggtGTATGCATATATTTTGACTTTTGTTATtaatcaaatcaacaaatccatcATTTGTCTGAATAATGATTCAGGTTTTAACTATCCTAGCATGAAAAAAGCGGCCAAAAACCGCTTCAGAattattcgcgcattctgagtaagCACGAgtcagttgtcgcgaaaagggctgttagCCAGTTCTGAGTAAAcgccgtttagtcagaactgagtaggtgcggttttggcgacaactgagtaaccgtcactctgaactgagtagctgaaagttagcgagtatTTATTATTATCGGAACAGTCCAAAGAAAGCTGTTTGGAGATCTGAATTGCAAACtttaataaagtttaaaatttgttacaCTGTAGTAcgaatttataataattttcttttgaaatgtgtgcctattttcacattttctttcCTTAATGAGATATTAGGGTTGATTTACAGTTGTCCAATCAAAGTAAAGTTTAGCACAGTTTGTAATCTTGATAAGTAGAACAATCTTTATGGGTGATAGCAGCGAAACTTCGGCTTTTAAATACCTCCATATAAATATGTAGCTAAGCGCTATCCTAGTCCACAGTAGAGTGGCTCAAATCATCcaacttttataaaactttacaCGTTGAATGCGTAAACTGCTTTTTTATCGTtaggcgtcgtacacaaattacgtaacgcatgtaggggggagaggggggttGAGTCTGCGTTACTTGCTGTTACATAGGAGGGAGGGGGAGTACTTGGTTCAGTTACGtaacaaattaatgaaaaaaaacatacaggaaagaattgtaattttctatttttggcGAGCAAATCTACGCACCCCTTGTTCGAAAGCGTCAATGATGGTtagtattttgtaaataaaatttgattcagaaaaaCCGCACTGCGCGAATGAAAGAAGTGAGCTttgctgttttgtttattttactgtcACGTCATCGACTGCAGCTCATTCAGTGTTTATGTGCAGTGtaactcaaatcaaataaatttttgtgtactttaacttttaatttcaaaattgaatatgggggggggggtatttagCGTTACGTAACTATAGAAGGGGGGTCCTATCAAACGTTACTTATTGTTACataggggggagagggggtctaaattctagactttttgcgttacgtaatttgtgtacgacgccttaTTACTTTTGAAATGCGGTCTTGAGATCAAATATTTGCCACAACCAAAGCTTCAAGAAAACCACATTTATTTAACAGATATCGACGGATAGAGACCAAAATAAAAGATTAAGAAcactgttttttcatgtttctctaaaaacaggttttaaaattccataaaaatttcGGGCTTGCTGCGCGAACCATTACCattcttgtattcttgtattGGAGCAGAATTTTGATAAGTATTCTCATCGCATTTAATGCCATTTGGAAAAGCATTAGATGagggttttgttaaaattacattttgattgttttgaagTTTAGTATGCTGATAATTTTATAAGTGTATTGTTTAAATTCTTCTCTTGTAAACTTTATCCACATCGAAAGCTATGTCAAACgtattcaaatcattttccatttttagtaCATAATCGATCCGATTGCCTTCGACAACGTCGCAGAAGATCGTGCAAACTATGGAGATCTAGTAAACATCTGCGTCAACTATCAGCTCAACAAGTCTCACGGCTTAGTGGCCTACAGTGAGATTGAGTACTGCTTCCGTCCTGGTTTAGCAAGTGATCTTGATTGGCCCAGCTACCTATTCCTGGGATTAAGTTTGATCATACTTTTCGTCTGCTTCGCATCCAGTTCCTACGATAGCTGGATCAACAAGGCCCAATCGGAAGACCACTACACATCTGAACCCATCTGTCGAAGTAGGTTTTACTTTAAAGCTTTCCAATATCTCAACAAATacattattttacttttttcaggGACCACGCTCCTAACAGCTTTTTCCATCAAGCGAAACTGGTATCGACTGGCGGCTCCTTCCAAAGATGATTTGAACCAAGAGCTTCAGTTTTTTCAGGCATTTCGCTTCCTCACCATGGTTCTGGTAATCCTAGGTCACAGTTGGAACATGCTGGCAATGATCCCGTTGCTAAACCCCGAGGGATTGGAGCGAAAATACTATCGCCCGGCAACGATTGCTCTCATCAATGGAACTCAGATCGTCCAGACGTTTTTCACGATCGGTGGATTCATGTTGGCCTTGCAGACTTGCAATGTTCAAGCTAAATCTAACGGTGGGAAGCTGTCATGGATTACGATACCGACTGCCATCGGCTTTCGATATCTTAGATTAACTCCCGTGTATGCCTATGTGGTATTGCTGCACGCCACCTGGTTGTCAAAACTGCAAGATGGACCGGTGTGGCCCAGGGGAGTGCTTACGGAGGAACGATTTTGCCGTAAAAATTGGTGGACAAACATGCTTTTCCTCAACAACTACGTCAATTCAGATGAACCAGTAAGTATAACTtcttaaaaagaattaaaaacttaaaaatgcatcaaaattaaGCTGAACTggattttattttcagtgtCTCCAGCAAACGTGGTATCTGGCATGTGATTTCCAACTTTTCGTCCTTGGCATGATTTCGCTCGTCATTATTTCGAGGTAAGTTGGAAAAACTATCATAAATTACTTGTagtaaacttgaaatttattatGACCTAAAACTGTTCTTTTCGCAGAAACccgcatttgaaattttatgttctTTCATCGGTCATAATTGCTGCCTATATTATCCCGGGAATGGTAATCTACTTCGGAAAGTATGATGGGGTTTTCATCAATAAATTACAGTAAGTATTTGAATTTGTGAGGAACTTTGGCAAAACTGTAAACTTCAAACTTGtaaaatcttgtacaaaacagAGACGAACGGTTCCTGTACTGGTATGATAGCATGTATCGTCACGTGTACATTCCGTTGCACAGCAATATGGGATGCTATTTTGGAGGAATCATTTTCGGAACGATATATTCCAGTCTACGGAAGACAGCCCACAGACCGAGTCAATCATTGGtagtattcaaatattttaaaaatcgttaaaaaatatttcactttttttcaattttcagttcttAAGACTGATCTGGCACATGGTGGTTCCGGTAGCTTTCCTCTCGTTGATAAGCTATCGATTTTTTTACGAGAACTACTTCCCGAAACCATCGCTCTGGATGGCCATCTATTATCCGATTATGAAACACCTCTGGATTTTTTTGTTCACCTTCTTGGTTTACGGTGTTATCGGAAACTACAACGGATTGATCAAGCGGTTCCTGAACTATCCGGCATTCCTGATTCTGGGCCGGTTAACGTTTTGTGCCTACCTCAGTCACATGTTCGTACTGAAGAATGTATTTTTCGGCAGCCGAGGATTGCATTATTTCAGCGTGTTAATTTTAGTGAGATATAAATTCAAAAGGATTACAACATCGTCAATTCcatgaaaatattcaatttcaggCTTCCAAATTCATAAGCGTCGTTGTACTTTCATATCTGATGGCACTAGTGCTGGCACTAATGTTAGAATTCCCGATCTCTTCGCTCCAGAAACTTATCAGCAACAAAACCAAAAGCTAAACGGAAATGAGAGGACTTCAACACCAATAAATACGATCCATAAAAATGCTCACTTGGAAAACCTATTTGCTGACAATTTAGTTTTAAGAATTCAaccaaatctatatatataaaaagcaattatctgtatgtttgtttgtttgtttgtttgtcctctatagactcagccgtcttaagagctagagatctgaaatttggcatggatgctcattaggaccaggaatgatgaaaaatgtttttagatttttggacgaccccttctgaagggggtcgtccatacaagacaaatattgttttcacgttattgacgttattttccgtcggattgtgatgaaaatttgcacatgagtgttttgagagacgagcaattgattacagttatcaaattttgggtcaggggtcggcaaaaggggtcgtccatattaactgattaatgtttttgcgatattggcgttattatacatcggattgtgatgaaaatttgcacatgagtgttttgagagacgagcaatcgattacagttgtcaaatttagggataggggtcggcaaaaggggtcgtccatattaactgattaatgtttttgcgatattggcgttattatacatcggattgtgatgaaaatttgcacatgagtgttttgagagacgagcaatcgattacagttatcaaatttagggtttgaggtcggcaaaaggggtcgtccatatccactgattaatgtttttgcgatattggctttattttacattggattgtgatgaaaatttgcacatgagtgttttgaaagacgagcaatcgatttccagtttcgaattgcggatcagaagtaggttgaaggagtcgtccatacccaactttaatgtttttgcgattttgaagttattctacattggattgagatgaaaatttctgcataggagttttgagggacgctcttttgctttcaggtttcaaatcttgactcaggggtcggcaaaaggggttattatctgttcactgtttttacgatattctcttgattgagcatagaattgtaataaaaattggcacaagggagtttaacagaaaagataattgatttcaggtgttcaagttttgaatcgtggtaaaaaaaggccgtccatgttagttgctcactgttttcgcgatattgtcgtgatcatgcatcggattgagatgaaaatgagagagaaattgagatgagggttataaactatgagcaattgactccaggtagcatgttccgtgtcaagggtcggcgaaaggggcgtctatattcactgatcactgttttcaagttcctgacgtaattttacatataatttgaaaagaaaaaatggcacaagggagttttgaggaacgtcaaattggtttcaattatcaaatttcGGGCCATGA
This sequence is a window from Uranotaenia lowii strain MFRU-FL chromosome 3, ASM2978415v1, whole genome shotgun sequence. Protein-coding genes within it:
- the LOC129752460 gene encoding nose resistant to fluoxetine protein 6-like encodes the protein MMYIIDPIAFDNVAEDRANYGDLVNICVNYQLNKSHGLVAYSEIEYCFRPGLASDLDWPSYLFLGLSLIILFVCFASSSYDSWINKAQSEDHYTSEPICRRTTLLTAFSIKRNWYRLAAPSKDDLNQELQFFQAFRFLTMVLVILGHSWNMLAMIPLLNPEGLERKYYRPATIALINGTQIVQTFFTIGGFMLALQTCNVQAKSNGGKLSWITIPTAIGFRYLRLTPVYAYVVLLHATWLSKLQDGPVWPRGVLTEERFCRKNWWTNMLFLNNYVNSDEPCLQQTWYLACDFQLFVLGMISLVIISRNPHLKFYVLSSVIIAAYIIPGMVIYFGKYDGVFINKLQDERFLYWYDSMYRHVYIPLHSNMGCYFGGIIFGTIYSSLRKTAHRPSQSLFLRLIWHMVVPVAFLSLISYRFFYENYFPKPSLWMAIYYPIMKHLWIFLFTFLVYGVIGNYNGLIKRFLNYPAFLILGRLTFCAYLSHMFVLKNASKFISVVVLSYLMALVLALMLEFPISSLQKLISNKTKS